A DNA window from Longimicrobiaceae bacterium contains the following coding sequences:
- a CDS encoding DUF2442 domain-containing protein: MTRSWTPATDEELALQYARAEEAGRAADASEPRAIRARYDHERGRVEVELRNGCLFAFPAEMGQGLRGASPAELEQVEVTPSGYGLRWDGLDVDLAVPALMAGVFGTEAWMRELGRAGGSRTSAAKAAAARENGRRGGRPRKTAPEGERARRVAERKGRYGAESGGAEEP, from the coding sequence ATGACGCGTAGCTGGACCCCGGCAACGGACGAGGAGCTCGCCCTGCAGTACGCGCGGGCGGAGGAGGCGGGGCGGGCCGCGGACGCATCCGAGCCCCGGGCGATCCGCGCCCGCTACGACCACGAGCGCGGACGCGTGGAGGTGGAGCTGCGCAACGGCTGCCTCTTCGCCTTCCCGGCGGAGATGGGGCAGGGGCTGCGCGGCGCCTCCCCCGCGGAGCTGGAGCAGGTGGAGGTGACCCCCTCCGGGTACGGGCTGCGGTGGGACGGGCTGGACGTGGACCTCGCCGTGCCGGCGCTGATGGCGGGCGTGTTCGGCACGGAAGCGTGGATGCGGGAGCTGGGGCGGGCGGGCGGCAGCCGGACCAGCGCGGCCAAGGCCGCGGCCGCGCGCGAGAACGGACGCAGGGGCGGGCGGCCGCGGAAGACCGCTCCGGAGGGGGAGCGCGCCCGGCGCGTCGCGGAAAGGAAGGGGCGGTACGGGGCCGAGAGCGGGGGAGCGGAGGAGCCCTGA
- a CDS encoding DUF4160 domain-containing protein, giving the protein MVTIHRDGGFRVVIYPGDREHGPPHVHVFNADGEVKVLIGDAETPPSLLLVLGMRMPDAKRAVRIVEERQETFLARWREYHDA; this is encoded by the coding sequence ATGGTCACGATCCACCGTGACGGCGGGTTCCGCGTGGTGATCTACCCCGGCGACCGCGAGCACGGGCCTCCGCACGTCCACGTGTTCAACGCCGACGGAGAGGTGAAGGTGCTGATCGGCGACGCGGAGACGCCGCCGTCGCTCCTGCTGGTGCTGGGGATGCGGATGCCGGACGCGAAGCGGGCGGTCCGGATCGTGGAGGAGCGGCAGGAGACCTTTCTCGCGAGGTGGAGGGAGTACCATGACGCGTAG